In Drosophila yakuba strain Tai18E2 chromosome X, Prin_Dyak_Tai18E2_2.1, whole genome shotgun sequence, a single genomic region encodes these proteins:
- the LOC6525691 gene encoding uncharacterized protein LOC6525691 isoform X3 translates to MNSNSCSDSSNESMVNPAHIQMNFGQQSQQQQQSHQHQQQQQERYVWEMRTRSPNVTPASTVLNSPDLNAELSYVPLQGLSPSGGGGQGSGGYGSNAGRDSGGYYYQRPQLHQIRLGRSPGSQFETRDVLPQGLASPGSPTDVGKADGQCLRDGEIVVFDDIDTNWMNKASSGQRPGSNEDVLKVTKMIGQLPIAEYEGSPRRFGNQPNTNTITMGGPRKRPPGFPQRVSPTTSGANNATAAAKASVGNLIDLVDHEEERSGTQREKTPTFDYLYEFSETRKVLEEFFKANPEDEKRYTDYTTESGDDVASSQPQEYPATPMEQAYIGQRLARIPKDELYMVHRSPIKKPPSDQNPATAYQEHNDIELYIDSNSRSSGDLADTELEANLRRHSRNFTLSPETTDYDSNCGDLDSLSNDINCPTDYGKLYTSMPVLEDGLSSGHASDTENNVSVLCDKQQSSQSQHIHEHNGNGERLENDYNVMSASMATLTTDASQSALISDFASLPMPPAPPPSSPPQIEIADASESMTMAADADNPLDSHYGAVYAAALGSSHTEKSTGSGLGVAAVTAGGTLPSQAASEIQEAMKEIRTALQRAKTQPEKLKFCDEVLPTDPDSPVWVPRKGTAVSAVQGATADEEPDTDLETDRLLGQQRHDEQDFFADQSLADNNANEGTDIASNGHLNGTSDNNNPNPMNNIKPQAYSTATIRQGIGTSLTPNSPDICQIVGTTDISISSPEKLQFTKSPTGSIKSLKDSANSDKKAKSRNKEGLLEPKVLIEGVLFRARYLGSTQLVCEGQPTKSTRMMQAEEAVSRIKAPEGESQPSTEVDLFISTEKIMVLNTDLKEIMMDHALRTISYIADIGDLVVLMARRRFVPNSVVDPSISSPLGDVSTPGMGEEESPPKEPLSKHNRTPKMICHVFESDEAQFIAQSIGQAFQVAYMEFLKANGIENESLAKEMDYQEVLNSQEIFGDELEIFAKKELQKEVVVPKAKGEILGVVIVESGWGSMLPTVVIANLMSSGAAARCGQLNIGDQLIAINGMSLVGLPLSTCQSYIRNAKNQTAVKFTVVPCPPVVEVKILRPKALFQLGFSVQNGVICSLLRGGIAERGGVRVGHRIIEINNQSVVAVPHDTIVKLLSSSVGEILMKTMPTSMFRLLTGQETPIYI, encoded by the exons ATGAACTCAAACTCCTGCAGTGACAGCAGTAACGAGTCCATGGTCAATCCCGCGCACATACAGATGAACTTTGgccagcagtcgcagcagcagcagcaatcgcatcagcatcagcagcagcagcaggagcgaTATGTGTGGGAGATGCGAACCCGTAGCCCAAATGTGACGCCAGCCAGCACTGTGCTCAATTCGCCGGATCTCAATGCCGAACTGTCCTACGTTCCGCTGCAGGGTCTTTCGCCATCGGGCGGCGGTGGTCAGGGATCCGGCGGTTATGGTTCAAATGCGGGCCGTGATTCTGGAGGCTATTACTACCAGCGACCGCAATTGCATCAAATACGACTGGGTAGGAGTCCGGGCAGCCAGTTCGAGACACGGGATGTCCTGCCACAG GGATTGGCCAGCCCCGGCTCGCCAACGGATGTGGGCAAGGCGGACGGTCAGTGCCTGCGTGATGGTGAGATCGTGGTATTCGACGACATCGACACCAACTGGATGAACAAGGCATCGAGCGGCCAACGTCCTGGCAGCAATGAGGATGTCCTCAAGGTAACCAAAATGATTGGACAGCTGCCAATTGCCGAGTACGAGGGATCACCGCGACGATTTGGCAATCAACCgaatacaaatacaattacCATGGGTGGTCCCAGAAAACGTCCGCCGGGTTTCCCACAAAGAGTGTCGCCCACAACCAGTGGCGCTAATAATGCGACTGCCGCGGCAAAAGCATCGGTGGGCAACCTCATCGATCTGGTCGACCACGAGGAAGAGCGTTCGGGGACGCAACGCGAGAAGACCCCTACTTTCGACTACCTGTACGAATTCTCAGAGACCAGAAAGGTGCTGGAGGAGTTCTTCAAGGCGAATCCGGAGGACGAGAAGCGGTACACGGATTACACCACGGAAAGTGGAGACGATGTTGCTAGTTCG CAGCCGCAAGAGTACCCAGCTACGCCAATGGAACAAGCATATATTGGACAACGGCTGGCGAGAATACCCAAAGATGAGCTCTACATGGTGCACCGATCGCCCATTAAGAAGCCG cCCAGTGACCAGAATCCAGCGACGGCCTACCAGGAGCATAATGATATTGAGCTGTATATTGATTCGAATAGCCGAAGCAGCGGCGATTTGGCGGATACCGAACTGGAGGCTAATCTGCGGCGGCATTCGCGAAACTTTACCCTGTCTCCCGAGACAACGGATTACGATTCGAATTGCGGCGATTTGGACAGTCTGTCTAACGACATCAACTGCCCCACGGATTATGGTAAACTGTATACGAGCATGCCCGTCCTAGAAGATGGCCTGAGCAGTGGCCACGCTTCCGACACGGAGAACAACGTGTCCGTGCTCTGTGACAAGCAGCAGTCGTCCCAATCTCAGCACATCCACGAGCACAACGGCAATGGCGAGCGGCTGGAGAACGACTACAATGTGATGAGCGCCAGCATGGCCACATTGACCACAGATGCCTCGCAATCGGCGCTGATAAGCGACTTTGCCTCACTGCCCATGCCCCCGGCTCCGCCTCCATCTTCGCCGCCACAAATCGAGATTGCCGATGCAAGTGAATCCATGACCATGGCGGCAGATGCTGATAATCCACTGGACAGTCACTACGGTGCGGTTTATGCAGCGGCTTTGGGCAGTTCTCACACAGAAAAGTCAACGGGATCTGGACTGGGAGTGGCTGCAGTAACTGCGGGAGGAACTTTGCCATCGCAGGCTGCTTCCGAAATCCAGGAGGCCATGAAGGAGATACGAACCGCCTTGCAGCGTGCTAAAACGCAGCCGGAAAAGCTGAAATTCTGCGACGAAGTGCTGCCCACGGATCCAGACTCACCGGTTTGGGTTCCACGCAAGGGGACGGCGGTCTCAGCGGTCCAAGGTGCGACGGCAGATGAGGAACCAGACACTGATCTGGAAACAGATCGCCTGTTGGGTCAGCAGCGGCACGATGAGCAGGATTTCTTCGCCGATCAG TCCCTGGCTGATAACAATGCGAATGAGGGCACGGATATTGCCAGCAATGGACATCTAAATGGCACGTCGGACAACAATAATCCCAATCCAATGAATAATATCAAGCCGCAAGCCTACTCGACGGCCACCATTCGACAAGGCATCGGCACCTCGCTGACACCCAATTCGCCGGATATTTGCCAGATCGTGGGCACGACCGATATCTCCATAAGCTCGCCGGAAAAGCTGCAGTTCACCAAAAGTCCAACGGGCTCCATAAAATCCCTGAAGGATTCTGCGAACTCGGACAAGAAGGCCAAATCTCGAAACAAAGAGG GTCTCTTGGAACCCAAAGTTCTCATTGAGGGCGTGTTGTTTCGGGCCAGATACCTTGGATCCACTCAACTTGTCTGCGAGGGTCAGCCAACCAAGTCGACCAGAATGATGCAGGCGGAGGAGGCCGTTTCCAGGATCAAG GCTCCCGAGGGCGAAAGTCAGCCGAGCACTGAAGTGGACCTGTTCATATCAACCGAGAAGATAATGGTGCTTAACACGGATCTCAAGGAGATCATGATGGACCATGCGCTGCGTACTATATCCTATATAGCCGACATTGGCGATCTAGTTGTGCTGATGGCTCGTCGCAGATTCGTACCGAATAGTGTTGTTGATCCATCGATCAGCAGTCCATTGGGTGATGTTTCCACTCCCGGAATGGGCGAGGAGGAGTCGCCTCCCAAGGAGCCACTCAGCAAGCACAATCGCACGCCCAAAATGATCTGCCATGTGTTCGAGAGCGATGAGGCGCAGTTCATTGCTCAGTCCATTGGACAGGCCTTTCAG GTGGCCTACATGGAGTTCCTGAAGGCGAACGGCATCGAAAACGAGAGCCTGGCCAAAGAGATGGACTACCAGGAAGTGCTCAACAGCCAGGAGATATTCGGCGACGAACTGGAGATCTTTGCCAAAAAAGAGCTGCAAAAGGAGGTGGTTGTGCCGAAGGCCAAAGGCGAAATCCTAGGCGTGGTGATCGTAGAGAGTGGCTGGGGTTCCATGCTGCCCACCGTGGTGATTGCCAACCTGATGAGCTCCGGAGCAGCTGCCCGCTGCGGCCAGCTGAACATCGGTGACCAGCTGATCGCCATTAACGGCATGAGTCTGGTGGGATTGCCGCTGTCCACCTGCCAGAGCTACATTCGCAATGCCAAGAACCAAACTGCCGTCAAGTTCACCGTTGTGCCCTGTCCGCCCGTCGTCGAGGTCAAGATCCTGCGGCCCAAGGCGCTTTTCCAGTTGGGTTTTAGTGTTCAAAATGGCGTG ATCTGCAGTCTTCTGCGTGGAGGAATCGCTGAGCGGGGCGGAGTTCGCGTTGGCCACCGCATCATTGAGATTAACAACCAGAGTGTTGTGGCCGTGCCACACGATACCATTGTTAAGCTGTTGTCATCCTCAGTGGGCGAG ATTCTGATGAAGACAATGCCCACGTCCATGTTTCGTTTGCTCACCGGTCAGGAGACGCcaatctatatataa
- the LOC6525691 gene encoding uncharacterized protein LOC6525691 isoform X1, producing MNSNSCSDSSNESMVNPAHIQMNFGQQSQQQQQSHQHQQQQQERYVWEMRTRSPNVTPASTVLNSPDLNAELSYVPLQGLSPSGGGGQGSGGYGSNAGRDSGGYYYQRPQLHQIRLGRSPGSQFETRDVLPQGLASPGSPTDVGKADGQCLRDGEIVVFDDIDTNWMNKASSGQRPGSNEDVLKVTKMIGQLPIAEYEGSPRRFGNQPNTNTITMGGPRKRPPGFPQRVSPTTSGANNATAAAKASVGNLIDLVDHEEERSGTQREKTPTFDYLYEFSETRKVLEEFFKANPEDEKRYTDYTTESGDDVASSQPQEYPATPMEQAYIGQRLARIPKDELYMVHRSPIKKPPSDQNPATAYQEHNDIELYIDSNSRSSGDLADTELEANLRRHSRNFTLSPETTDYDSNCGDLDSLSNDINCPTDYGKLYTSMPVLEDGLSSGHASDTENNVSVLCDKQQSSQSQHIHEHNGNGERLENDYNVMSASMATLTTDASQSALISDFASLPMPPAPPPSSPPQIEIADASESMTMAADADNPLDSHYGAVYAAALGSSHTEKSTGSGLGVAAVTAGGTLPSQAASEIQEAMKEIRTALQRAKTQPEKLKFCDEVLPTDPDSPVWVPRKGTAVSAVQGATADEEPDTDLETDRLLGQQRHDEQDFFADQSLADNNANEGTDIASNGHLNGTSDNNNPNPMNNIKPQAYSTATIRQGIGTSLTPNSPDICQIVGTTDISISSPEKLQFTKSPTGSIKSLKDSANSDKKAKSRNKEGLLEPKVLIEGVLFRARYLGSTQLVCEGQPTKSTRMMQAEEAVSRIKALAPEGESQPSTEVDLFISTEKIMVLNTDLKEIMMDHALRTISYIADIGDLVVLMARRRFVPNSVVDPSISSPLGDVSTPGMGEEESPPKEPLSKHNRTPKMICHVFESDEAQFIAQSIGQAFQVAYMEFLKANGIENESLAKEMDYQEVLNSQEIFGDELEIFAKKELQKEVVVPKAKGEILGVVIVESGWGSMLPTVVIANLMSSGAAARCGQLNIGDQLIAINGMSLVGLPLSTCQSYIRNAKNQTAVKFTVVPCPPVVEVKILRPKALFQLGFSVQNGVICSLLRGGIAERGGVRVGHRIIEINNQSVVAVPHDTIVKLLSSSVGEILMKTMPTSMFRLLTGQETPIYI from the exons ATGAACTCAAACTCCTGCAGTGACAGCAGTAACGAGTCCATGGTCAATCCCGCGCACATACAGATGAACTTTGgccagcagtcgcagcagcagcagcaatcgcatcagcatcagcagcagcagcaggagcgaTATGTGTGGGAGATGCGAACCCGTAGCCCAAATGTGACGCCAGCCAGCACTGTGCTCAATTCGCCGGATCTCAATGCCGAACTGTCCTACGTTCCGCTGCAGGGTCTTTCGCCATCGGGCGGCGGTGGTCAGGGATCCGGCGGTTATGGTTCAAATGCGGGCCGTGATTCTGGAGGCTATTACTACCAGCGACCGCAATTGCATCAAATACGACTGGGTAGGAGTCCGGGCAGCCAGTTCGAGACACGGGATGTCCTGCCACAG GGATTGGCCAGCCCCGGCTCGCCAACGGATGTGGGCAAGGCGGACGGTCAGTGCCTGCGTGATGGTGAGATCGTGGTATTCGACGACATCGACACCAACTGGATGAACAAGGCATCGAGCGGCCAACGTCCTGGCAGCAATGAGGATGTCCTCAAGGTAACCAAAATGATTGGACAGCTGCCAATTGCCGAGTACGAGGGATCACCGCGACGATTTGGCAATCAACCgaatacaaatacaattacCATGGGTGGTCCCAGAAAACGTCCGCCGGGTTTCCCACAAAGAGTGTCGCCCACAACCAGTGGCGCTAATAATGCGACTGCCGCGGCAAAAGCATCGGTGGGCAACCTCATCGATCTGGTCGACCACGAGGAAGAGCGTTCGGGGACGCAACGCGAGAAGACCCCTACTTTCGACTACCTGTACGAATTCTCAGAGACCAGAAAGGTGCTGGAGGAGTTCTTCAAGGCGAATCCGGAGGACGAGAAGCGGTACACGGATTACACCACGGAAAGTGGAGACGATGTTGCTAGTTCG CAGCCGCAAGAGTACCCAGCTACGCCAATGGAACAAGCATATATTGGACAACGGCTGGCGAGAATACCCAAAGATGAGCTCTACATGGTGCACCGATCGCCCATTAAGAAGCCG cCCAGTGACCAGAATCCAGCGACGGCCTACCAGGAGCATAATGATATTGAGCTGTATATTGATTCGAATAGCCGAAGCAGCGGCGATTTGGCGGATACCGAACTGGAGGCTAATCTGCGGCGGCATTCGCGAAACTTTACCCTGTCTCCCGAGACAACGGATTACGATTCGAATTGCGGCGATTTGGACAGTCTGTCTAACGACATCAACTGCCCCACGGATTATGGTAAACTGTATACGAGCATGCCCGTCCTAGAAGATGGCCTGAGCAGTGGCCACGCTTCCGACACGGAGAACAACGTGTCCGTGCTCTGTGACAAGCAGCAGTCGTCCCAATCTCAGCACATCCACGAGCACAACGGCAATGGCGAGCGGCTGGAGAACGACTACAATGTGATGAGCGCCAGCATGGCCACATTGACCACAGATGCCTCGCAATCGGCGCTGATAAGCGACTTTGCCTCACTGCCCATGCCCCCGGCTCCGCCTCCATCTTCGCCGCCACAAATCGAGATTGCCGATGCAAGTGAATCCATGACCATGGCGGCAGATGCTGATAATCCACTGGACAGTCACTACGGTGCGGTTTATGCAGCGGCTTTGGGCAGTTCTCACACAGAAAAGTCAACGGGATCTGGACTGGGAGTGGCTGCAGTAACTGCGGGAGGAACTTTGCCATCGCAGGCTGCTTCCGAAATCCAGGAGGCCATGAAGGAGATACGAACCGCCTTGCAGCGTGCTAAAACGCAGCCGGAAAAGCTGAAATTCTGCGACGAAGTGCTGCCCACGGATCCAGACTCACCGGTTTGGGTTCCACGCAAGGGGACGGCGGTCTCAGCGGTCCAAGGTGCGACGGCAGATGAGGAACCAGACACTGATCTGGAAACAGATCGCCTGTTGGGTCAGCAGCGGCACGATGAGCAGGATTTCTTCGCCGATCAG TCCCTGGCTGATAACAATGCGAATGAGGGCACGGATATTGCCAGCAATGGACATCTAAATGGCACGTCGGACAACAATAATCCCAATCCAATGAATAATATCAAGCCGCAAGCCTACTCGACGGCCACCATTCGACAAGGCATCGGCACCTCGCTGACACCCAATTCGCCGGATATTTGCCAGATCGTGGGCACGACCGATATCTCCATAAGCTCGCCGGAAAAGCTGCAGTTCACCAAAAGTCCAACGGGCTCCATAAAATCCCTGAAGGATTCTGCGAACTCGGACAAGAAGGCCAAATCTCGAAACAAAGAGG GTCTCTTGGAACCCAAAGTTCTCATTGAGGGCGTGTTGTTTCGGGCCAGATACCTTGGATCCACTCAACTTGTCTGCGAGGGTCAGCCAACCAAGTCGACCAGAATGATGCAGGCGGAGGAGGCCGTTTCCAGGATCAAG GCTTTG GCTCCCGAGGGCGAAAGTCAGCCGAGCACTGAAGTGGACCTGTTCATATCAACCGAGAAGATAATGGTGCTTAACACGGATCTCAAGGAGATCATGATGGACCATGCGCTGCGTACTATATCCTATATAGCCGACATTGGCGATCTAGTTGTGCTGATGGCTCGTCGCAGATTCGTACCGAATAGTGTTGTTGATCCATCGATCAGCAGTCCATTGGGTGATGTTTCCACTCCCGGAATGGGCGAGGAGGAGTCGCCTCCCAAGGAGCCACTCAGCAAGCACAATCGCACGCCCAAAATGATCTGCCATGTGTTCGAGAGCGATGAGGCGCAGTTCATTGCTCAGTCCATTGGACAGGCCTTTCAG GTGGCCTACATGGAGTTCCTGAAGGCGAACGGCATCGAAAACGAGAGCCTGGCCAAAGAGATGGACTACCAGGAAGTGCTCAACAGCCAGGAGATATTCGGCGACGAACTGGAGATCTTTGCCAAAAAAGAGCTGCAAAAGGAGGTGGTTGTGCCGAAGGCCAAAGGCGAAATCCTAGGCGTGGTGATCGTAGAGAGTGGCTGGGGTTCCATGCTGCCCACCGTGGTGATTGCCAACCTGATGAGCTCCGGAGCAGCTGCCCGCTGCGGCCAGCTGAACATCGGTGACCAGCTGATCGCCATTAACGGCATGAGTCTGGTGGGATTGCCGCTGTCCACCTGCCAGAGCTACATTCGCAATGCCAAGAACCAAACTGCCGTCAAGTTCACCGTTGTGCCCTGTCCGCCCGTCGTCGAGGTCAAGATCCTGCGGCCCAAGGCGCTTTTCCAGTTGGGTTTTAGTGTTCAAAATGGCGTG ATCTGCAGTCTTCTGCGTGGAGGAATCGCTGAGCGGGGCGGAGTTCGCGTTGGCCACCGCATCATTGAGATTAACAACCAGAGTGTTGTGGCCGTGCCACACGATACCATTGTTAAGCTGTTGTCATCCTCAGTGGGCGAG ATTCTGATGAAGACAATGCCCACGTCCATGTTTCGTTTGCTCACCGGTCAGGAGACGCcaatctatatataa
- the LOC6525691 gene encoding uncharacterized protein LOC6525691 isoform X4, with protein sequence MNSNSCSDSSNESMVNPAHIQMNFGQQSQQQQQSHQHQQQQQERYVWEMRTRSPNVTPASTVLNSPDLNAELSYVPLQGLSPSGGGGQGSGGYGSNAGRDSGGYYYQRPQLHQIRLGRSPGSQFETRDVLPQGLASPGSPTDVGKADGQCLRDGEIVVFDDIDTNWMNKASSGQRPGSNEDVLKVTKMIGQLPIAEYEGSPRRFGNQPNTNTITMGGPRKRPPGFPQRVSPTTSGANNATAAAKASVGNLIDLVDHEEERSGTQREKTPTFDYLYEFSETRKVLEEFFKANPEDEKRYTDYTTESGDDVASSPQEYPATPMEQAYIGQRLARIPKDELYMVHRSPIKKPPSDQNPATAYQEHNDIELYIDSNSRSSGDLADTELEANLRRHSRNFTLSPETTDYDSNCGDLDSLSNDINCPTDYGKLYTSMPVLEDGLSSGHASDTENNVSVLCDKQQSSQSQHIHEHNGNGERLENDYNVMSASMATLTTDASQSALISDFASLPMPPAPPPSSPPQIEIADASESMTMAADADNPLDSHYGAVYAAALGSSHTEKSTGSGLGVAAVTAGGTLPSQAASEIQEAMKEIRTALQRAKTQPEKLKFCDEVLPTDPDSPVWVPRKGTAVSAVQGATADEEPDTDLETDRLLGQQRHDEQDFFADQSLADNNANEGTDIASNGHLNGTSDNNNPNPMNNIKPQAYSTATIRQGIGTSLTPNSPDICQIVGTTDISISSPEKLQFTKSPTGSIKSLKDSANSDKKAKSRNKEGLLEPKVLIEGVLFRARYLGSTQLVCEGQPTKSTRMMQAEEAVSRIKAPEGESQPSTEVDLFISTEKIMVLNTDLKEIMMDHALRTISYIADIGDLVVLMARRRFVPNSVVDPSISSPLGDVSTPGMGEEESPPKEPLSKHNRTPKMICHVFESDEAQFIAQSIGQAFQVAYMEFLKANGIENESLAKEMDYQEVLNSQEIFGDELEIFAKKELQKEVVVPKAKGEILGVVIVESGWGSMLPTVVIANLMSSGAAARCGQLNIGDQLIAINGMSLVGLPLSTCQSYIRNAKNQTAVKFTVVPCPPVVEVKILRPKALFQLGFSVQNGVICSLLRGGIAERGGVRVGHRIIEINNQSVVAVPHDTIVKLLSSSVGEILMKTMPTSMFRLLTGQETPIYI encoded by the exons ATGAACTCAAACTCCTGCAGTGACAGCAGTAACGAGTCCATGGTCAATCCCGCGCACATACAGATGAACTTTGgccagcagtcgcagcagcagcagcaatcgcatcagcatcagcagcagcagcaggagcgaTATGTGTGGGAGATGCGAACCCGTAGCCCAAATGTGACGCCAGCCAGCACTGTGCTCAATTCGCCGGATCTCAATGCCGAACTGTCCTACGTTCCGCTGCAGGGTCTTTCGCCATCGGGCGGCGGTGGTCAGGGATCCGGCGGTTATGGTTCAAATGCGGGCCGTGATTCTGGAGGCTATTACTACCAGCGACCGCAATTGCATCAAATACGACTGGGTAGGAGTCCGGGCAGCCAGTTCGAGACACGGGATGTCCTGCCACAG GGATTGGCCAGCCCCGGCTCGCCAACGGATGTGGGCAAGGCGGACGGTCAGTGCCTGCGTGATGGTGAGATCGTGGTATTCGACGACATCGACACCAACTGGATGAACAAGGCATCGAGCGGCCAACGTCCTGGCAGCAATGAGGATGTCCTCAAGGTAACCAAAATGATTGGACAGCTGCCAATTGCCGAGTACGAGGGATCACCGCGACGATTTGGCAATCAACCgaatacaaatacaattacCATGGGTGGTCCCAGAAAACGTCCGCCGGGTTTCCCACAAAGAGTGTCGCCCACAACCAGTGGCGCTAATAATGCGACTGCCGCGGCAAAAGCATCGGTGGGCAACCTCATCGATCTGGTCGACCACGAGGAAGAGCGTTCGGGGACGCAACGCGAGAAGACCCCTACTTTCGACTACCTGTACGAATTCTCAGAGACCAGAAAGGTGCTGGAGGAGTTCTTCAAGGCGAATCCGGAGGACGAGAAGCGGTACACGGATTACACCACGGAAAGTGGAGACGATGTTGCTAGTTCG CCGCAAGAGTACCCAGCTACGCCAATGGAACAAGCATATATTGGACAACGGCTGGCGAGAATACCCAAAGATGAGCTCTACATGGTGCACCGATCGCCCATTAAGAAGCCG cCCAGTGACCAGAATCCAGCGACGGCCTACCAGGAGCATAATGATATTGAGCTGTATATTGATTCGAATAGCCGAAGCAGCGGCGATTTGGCGGATACCGAACTGGAGGCTAATCTGCGGCGGCATTCGCGAAACTTTACCCTGTCTCCCGAGACAACGGATTACGATTCGAATTGCGGCGATTTGGACAGTCTGTCTAACGACATCAACTGCCCCACGGATTATGGTAAACTGTATACGAGCATGCCCGTCCTAGAAGATGGCCTGAGCAGTGGCCACGCTTCCGACACGGAGAACAACGTGTCCGTGCTCTGTGACAAGCAGCAGTCGTCCCAATCTCAGCACATCCACGAGCACAACGGCAATGGCGAGCGGCTGGAGAACGACTACAATGTGATGAGCGCCAGCATGGCCACATTGACCACAGATGCCTCGCAATCGGCGCTGATAAGCGACTTTGCCTCACTGCCCATGCCCCCGGCTCCGCCTCCATCTTCGCCGCCACAAATCGAGATTGCCGATGCAAGTGAATCCATGACCATGGCGGCAGATGCTGATAATCCACTGGACAGTCACTACGGTGCGGTTTATGCAGCGGCTTTGGGCAGTTCTCACACAGAAAAGTCAACGGGATCTGGACTGGGAGTGGCTGCAGTAACTGCGGGAGGAACTTTGCCATCGCAGGCTGCTTCCGAAATCCAGGAGGCCATGAAGGAGATACGAACCGCCTTGCAGCGTGCTAAAACGCAGCCGGAAAAGCTGAAATTCTGCGACGAAGTGCTGCCCACGGATCCAGACTCACCGGTTTGGGTTCCACGCAAGGGGACGGCGGTCTCAGCGGTCCAAGGTGCGACGGCAGATGAGGAACCAGACACTGATCTGGAAACAGATCGCCTGTTGGGTCAGCAGCGGCACGATGAGCAGGATTTCTTCGCCGATCAG TCCCTGGCTGATAACAATGCGAATGAGGGCACGGATATTGCCAGCAATGGACATCTAAATGGCACGTCGGACAACAATAATCCCAATCCAATGAATAATATCAAGCCGCAAGCCTACTCGACGGCCACCATTCGACAAGGCATCGGCACCTCGCTGACACCCAATTCGCCGGATATTTGCCAGATCGTGGGCACGACCGATATCTCCATAAGCTCGCCGGAAAAGCTGCAGTTCACCAAAAGTCCAACGGGCTCCATAAAATCCCTGAAGGATTCTGCGAACTCGGACAAGAAGGCCAAATCTCGAAACAAAGAGG GTCTCTTGGAACCCAAAGTTCTCATTGAGGGCGTGTTGTTTCGGGCCAGATACCTTGGATCCACTCAACTTGTCTGCGAGGGTCAGCCAACCAAGTCGACCAGAATGATGCAGGCGGAGGAGGCCGTTTCCAGGATCAAG GCTCCCGAGGGCGAAAGTCAGCCGAGCACTGAAGTGGACCTGTTCATATCAACCGAGAAGATAATGGTGCTTAACACGGATCTCAAGGAGATCATGATGGACCATGCGCTGCGTACTATATCCTATATAGCCGACATTGGCGATCTAGTTGTGCTGATGGCTCGTCGCAGATTCGTACCGAATAGTGTTGTTGATCCATCGATCAGCAGTCCATTGGGTGATGTTTCCACTCCCGGAATGGGCGAGGAGGAGTCGCCTCCCAAGGAGCCACTCAGCAAGCACAATCGCACGCCCAAAATGATCTGCCATGTGTTCGAGAGCGATGAGGCGCAGTTCATTGCTCAGTCCATTGGACAGGCCTTTCAG GTGGCCTACATGGAGTTCCTGAAGGCGAACGGCATCGAAAACGAGAGCCTGGCCAAAGAGATGGACTACCAGGAAGTGCTCAACAGCCAGGAGATATTCGGCGACGAACTGGAGATCTTTGCCAAAAAAGAGCTGCAAAAGGAGGTGGTTGTGCCGAAGGCCAAAGGCGAAATCCTAGGCGTGGTGATCGTAGAGAGTGGCTGGGGTTCCATGCTGCCCACCGTGGTGATTGCCAACCTGATGAGCTCCGGAGCAGCTGCCCGCTGCGGCCAGCTGAACATCGGTGACCAGCTGATCGCCATTAACGGCATGAGTCTGGTGGGATTGCCGCTGTCCACCTGCCAGAGCTACATTCGCAATGCCAAGAACCAAACTGCCGTCAAGTTCACCGTTGTGCCCTGTCCGCCCGTCGTCGAGGTCAAGATCCTGCGGCCCAAGGCGCTTTTCCAGTTGGGTTTTAGTGTTCAAAATGGCGTG ATCTGCAGTCTTCTGCGTGGAGGAATCGCTGAGCGGGGCGGAGTTCGCGTTGGCCACCGCATCATTGAGATTAACAACCAGAGTGTTGTGGCCGTGCCACACGATACCATTGTTAAGCTGTTGTCATCCTCAGTGGGCGAG ATTCTGATGAAGACAATGCCCACGTCCATGTTTCGTTTGCTCACCGGTCAGGAGACGCcaatctatatataa